The following coding sequences are from one Microbacterium wangchenii window:
- a CDS encoding MFS transporter produces MTTRNARRAVTGPLAGRGRNLALALVSFAVTFWAWNIIGPIGVSYADDLDLTPTQLSMAIATPVLVGSAGRIVTGALTDRFGGRIMFSVLTAVSAIPVILVMWAGEAGSYPLLLLFGFILGIAGTTFAVGIPFVNAWYDPSKRGFATGLFGAGMGGTALSAFFTPRLVTSLGYVWTHIAIAAALLVVAAVVWFGMRDSPSWHPNRDRVLPKLEEAARLTVTWQMAFLYAVTFGGFVAFSTYLPTYLREVYGYDLAEAGTRTAGFAVAAVIARPVGGWLSDRFGPAVITGVSLAGAAVMAVVISLQPPPELLAGASFIAMAISLGLGTGSVFAWVAQRAPAANVGSVTGIVGAAGGFGGFFPPLVMGATYDPETHRYTVGLLLLCATAAIAFVFTIYLARRRAPVPQARAGSGRR; encoded by the coding sequence ATGACCACGCGGAACGCGCGCCGCGCCGTCACCGGCCCGTTGGCCGGGCGCGGCCGCAACCTCGCACTGGCCCTGGTCTCCTTCGCCGTCACCTTCTGGGCCTGGAACATCATCGGCCCCATCGGGGTCAGCTACGCCGACGACCTGGACCTGACCCCCACCCAGCTCTCGATGGCGATCGCGACCCCCGTCCTGGTCGGATCCGCCGGCCGCATCGTCACCGGGGCCCTCACCGACCGATTCGGCGGCCGGATCATGTTCAGCGTCCTGACGGCCGTCTCCGCCATCCCGGTGATCCTGGTGATGTGGGCCGGCGAGGCCGGGTCGTACCCGCTCCTGCTGCTGTTCGGCTTCATCCTCGGTATCGCCGGGACGACGTTCGCCGTCGGCATCCCCTTCGTCAACGCCTGGTACGACCCCAGCAAGCGCGGCTTCGCGACGGGGCTCTTCGGGGCCGGGATGGGTGGCACTGCTCTCTCGGCGTTCTTCACGCCCCGCCTGGTGACCTCGCTCGGCTATGTCTGGACCCACATCGCCATCGCCGCGGCCCTGCTCGTGGTGGCCGCCGTGGTCTGGTTCGGGATGCGGGATTCCCCGTCCTGGCACCCCAACCGCGACCGTGTGCTTCCCAAGCTGGAGGAGGCGGCCCGCCTGACCGTGACGTGGCAGATGGCGTTCCTGTACGCCGTGACCTTCGGGGGCTTCGTCGCCTTCTCCACCTACCTGCCCACATATCTCCGCGAGGTGTACGGATACGATCTGGCCGAGGCAGGAACGCGCACCGCGGGGTTCGCCGTCGCGGCCGTCATCGCACGGCCCGTCGGCGGCTGGCTGTCCGACCGGTTCGGTCCCGCGGTGATCACCGGCGTCTCACTCGCCGGCGCCGCGGTCATGGCCGTGGTCATCTCCCTCCAGCCGCCGCCCGAGCTGCTCGCCGGTGCATCCTTCATCGCCATGGCGATCTCGCTCGGGCTGGGGACGGGATCGGTCTTCGCGTGGGTCGCCCAGCGGGCTCCCGCAGCCAACGTCGGCTCCGTGACGGGGATCGTGGGGGCCGCCGGCGGCTTCGGAGGATTCTTCCCTCCTCTGGTCATGGGCGCCACCTACGACCCCGAGACCCATCGCTACACCGTCGGACTGCTGCTGCTGTGCGCGACGGCGGCCATCGCCTTCGTCTTCACGATCTACCTCGCGCGCCGCCGCGCCCCGGTCCCCCAGGCAAGGGCGGGATCAGGACGACGCTGA
- a CDS encoding M24 family metallopeptidase, giving the protein MTAAPAAARFDSAVYRDRLSRAARAAAAAGLDAIVVTPGPDLRYLLGATASTHERLTALVVPAEGAAAVVAPRMERASLGGSAVADLDLAVHEWVDGEDPYRLVARLIPGQGRFAVDEAMPALHTLPLADALTRTPVLATAVLRELRAVKDADEIAALRRAGDAIDRVHARMAEFLQVGRTEREVADLIASAILDEGHQEVAFVVVGAGPHGADPHHEVSDRVVTRGDVVVVDIGGAVAPGYYSDSTRTYVMGTPDPAVAERFAVLERAQQAAVDAVRPGVTATHVDRAARDLLVAAGLGEAFLHRTGHGIGLSVHEEPYIVTDDETVLRAGMAFSIEPGIYFPGRWGARIEDIVVVTESGSESLNRRPHGLTVLE; this is encoded by the coding sequence GTGACCGCCGCCCCTGCCGCCGCCCGATTCGATTCCGCGGTCTACCGCGACCGCCTCAGCCGCGCCGCGCGCGCCGCGGCCGCCGCCGGCCTGGATGCGATCGTGGTGACCCCCGGGCCCGACCTCCGCTACCTCCTGGGCGCCACCGCATCCACGCACGAGCGGTTGACCGCACTGGTGGTGCCGGCGGAGGGCGCTGCGGCTGTCGTCGCGCCGCGCATGGAGCGGGCGTCACTGGGAGGCTCCGCCGTCGCCGACCTGGACCTGGCCGTCCACGAATGGGTCGACGGCGAGGATCCGTACCGGCTCGTCGCGCGGCTCATCCCCGGCCAGGGACGATTCGCCGTCGACGAGGCGATGCCCGCCCTCCACACGCTGCCCCTCGCCGACGCGCTCACGCGGACGCCGGTCCTGGCGACTGCCGTCCTGCGCGAGCTGCGCGCGGTCAAGGACGCCGACGAGATCGCGGCGCTCCGCCGCGCGGGCGACGCGATCGACCGCGTGCACGCGCGGATGGCGGAGTTCCTGCAGGTCGGCCGCACCGAGCGGGAAGTCGCCGACCTCATCGCTTCCGCGATCCTGGACGAAGGGCACCAGGAGGTGGCGTTCGTGGTGGTGGGCGCCGGGCCGCACGGCGCCGACCCGCACCACGAGGTGTCCGACCGCGTCGTGACCCGCGGTGACGTCGTCGTGGTCGACATCGGCGGCGCGGTCGCGCCGGGCTACTACTCCGACTCCACGCGCACGTACGTCATGGGAACCCCCGACCCCGCTGTCGCGGAGCGCTTCGCCGTGCTCGAGCGGGCGCAGCAGGCAGCCGTGGATGCCGTGCGCCCGGGGGTCACCGCCACCCACGTCGACCGTGCCGCGCGCGACCTGCTGGTCGCGGCGGGGCTCGGGGAAGCCTTCCTGCACCGCACCGGTCACGGCATCGGGCTGTCCGTGCACGAAGAGCCGTACATCGTGACGGACGACGAGACCGTCCTGCGCGCGGGCATGGCTTTCAGCATCGAGCCGGGCATCTATTTCCCTGGACGCTGGGGCGCGCGCATCGAGGACATCGTCGTGGTCACCGAGTCCGGCTCCGAGTCGCTCAATCGACGCCCACACGGTCTCACCGTGCTGGAGTGA
- a CDS encoding Lrp/AsnC family transcriptional regulator, translating into MSEPRMHSAGRSAVQIDEIGYDILRVLRDDGRVSIAALAARVGISRASAYSRVEALTRAGVITGYSARVDAARAGLGVCALVFCSVHPQSWEEFFTAVRNLPEVESAKITTGEHDIMLLVRSIDVQGIYALVAGGIASLPHVARVETVLILNEVFERPYVLPTDIPARERPPQGGLVSFVATSSDRPAG; encoded by the coding sequence ATGAGCGAACCGCGGATGCACTCGGCTGGACGATCAGCCGTTCAGATCGACGAAATCGGCTATGACATCCTCCGTGTGCTCCGAGATGACGGTCGTGTTTCGATTGCGGCGCTGGCTGCCCGGGTCGGCATCTCGCGCGCGAGCGCGTACAGCCGGGTCGAGGCCCTGACCCGCGCCGGCGTCATCACCGGGTACAGCGCTCGCGTCGATGCGGCGAGGGCGGGCCTCGGCGTGTGCGCGCTCGTCTTCTGCTCGGTGCATCCGCAGAGCTGGGAGGAGTTCTTCACCGCGGTGCGGAATCTGCCCGAGGTGGAGTCGGCCAAGATCACCACCGGCGAGCACGACATCATGCTGCTCGTGCGCAGCATCGATGTGCAGGGCATCTACGCGCTCGTGGCCGGCGGCATCGCCTCGCTGCCGCACGTCGCGCGGGTGGAGACGGTTCTCATCCTCAACGAGGTGTTCGAGCGGCCCTATGTGCTTCCCACCGATATCCCGGCCCGCGAGCGACCTCCCCAGGGAGGGCTCGTGAGCTTCGTCGCGACCAGCTCCGACCGTCCGGCGGGCTGA
- a CDS encoding ABC transporter permease encodes MTATTTPARRTGTGRHSLARFLARRAGTSVLLLLGVVLVTFLLTVMVPGDPVRAALGEGASSNPATVAAYEEKFGLNKSVPERFVVYLGNMLSGDLGTSITTGRPVADDLAKAVPATGEVAFYAIILSLAVAVVLGTLAAYRRGKATDQVVRVVSLVGLSIPTFWMAILAYNFFFLELGWVRGSGRLSPTITPPPRITGFYTVDFLLNGDSVGFFDAVSHLALPVFVLSLFTIALLTRFIRTSVLEVLDADYARAARAKGLTGPRVVFAYVLRGAALPILTMVGIAFGTLLSGTVLVEAVFAWPGLGTYAYNAAKGLDLLAVTGVGLIIGIIYLVINFVIDVLYGLLDPRVRLS; translated from the coding sequence GTGACCGCAACCACCACGCCCGCCCGTCGCACCGGGACCGGCCGCCACTCCCTGGCCCGGTTCCTGGCGCGGCGGGCGGGCACCTCCGTTCTGCTCCTTCTGGGGGTCGTCCTCGTGACGTTCCTGCTCACCGTGATGGTCCCCGGCGACCCGGTGCGCGCGGCGCTGGGCGAGGGCGCGTCGTCCAATCCGGCCACCGTCGCGGCGTACGAGGAGAAGTTCGGGCTGAACAAGTCCGTCCCCGAGCGCTTCGTCGTCTATCTCGGCAACATGCTCAGCGGTGACCTGGGCACCTCCATCACGACCGGTCGTCCCGTCGCCGACGACCTGGCCAAGGCGGTTCCCGCCACCGGTGAAGTGGCGTTCTACGCGATCATCCTGAGCCTCGCCGTCGCCGTCGTGCTCGGCACGCTCGCGGCCTACCGTCGCGGCAAGGCGACCGACCAGGTCGTGCGCGTCGTGTCGCTCGTGGGCCTGAGCATCCCGACGTTCTGGATGGCGATCCTGGCGTACAACTTCTTCTTCCTCGAGCTCGGTTGGGTGCGGGGGTCGGGCCGGCTGTCGCCGACGATCACGCCGCCCCCGCGCATCACGGGGTTCTACACGGTCGACTTCCTCCTCAACGGCGACTCCGTCGGCTTCTTCGACGCCGTCAGCCATCTCGCGCTGCCCGTGTTCGTGCTGAGCCTGTTCACGATCGCGCTGCTGACCCGCTTCATCCGCACCTCGGTGCTCGAGGTGCTCGATGCCGACTACGCCCGCGCCGCCCGCGCCAAGGGGCTGACGGGCCCCCGCGTCGTGTTCGCGTACGTCCTGCGCGGAGCGGCACTTCCCATCCTGACCATGGTGGGGATCGCCTTCGGCACACTGCTGTCGGGCACGGTCCTCGTCGAGGCGGTCTTCGCCTGGCCGGGTCTGGGGACCTACGCGTACAACGCGGCGAAGGGCTTGGATCTGCTGGCCGTGACCGGCGTCGGCCTGATCATCGGCATCATCTATCTCGTCATCAACTTCGTGATCGACGTCCTCTACGGGCTCCTCGATCCCCGGGTGAGGCTGTCATGA
- a CDS encoding ABC transporter ATP-binding protein, whose amino-acid sequence MNALTISDLRVELGPRGARTEVVCGIDLTLRPGAIQGLAGESGSGKSMTAMAVLGLLPAGGTVSGSIRLSDEELVGMPRRRYRSIRGGRIGMVFQDPSASLHPQLTVGAQLTDVMRTHLRLSRSDARARAVHLLERVRVPQPEAALKKFPHQFSGGQRQRVAIAIALACDPEVLLADEPTTALDVTVQAGVLHLLRDLAVERNLAVLLVTHDLGVMSAVADDVAVMRHGRIVESGTRAQVFTAPAHEYTRQLLAAMPDAQESLVETPAMGEDE is encoded by the coding sequence ATGAACGCCCTGACGATCAGCGACCTGCGTGTCGAGCTGGGTCCGCGCGGTGCCCGCACCGAGGTGGTGTGCGGCATCGATCTGACCCTGCGTCCCGGCGCGATCCAGGGACTGGCCGGCGAGTCGGGCTCGGGCAAGAGCATGACGGCGATGGCCGTCCTCGGGCTCCTGCCGGCCGGCGGAACGGTCAGCGGGTCCATCCGGCTGAGCGACGAGGAACTCGTCGGAATGCCCCGGCGCCGGTATCGCAGCATCCGCGGCGGCCGGATCGGCATGGTGTTCCAAGATCCGTCCGCGAGCCTGCATCCGCAGCTGACCGTCGGGGCCCAGCTCACCGACGTCATGCGCACGCACCTGCGACTCTCCCGCAGCGACGCGCGGGCCCGTGCCGTGCACCTGCTCGAACGGGTGCGCGTGCCCCAGCCCGAGGCGGCGCTGAAGAAATTCCCGCACCAGTTCTCCGGCGGCCAACGGCAGCGCGTCGCGATCGCGATCGCGCTCGCCTGCGATCCGGAGGTCCTCCTGGCCGATGAACCCACGACGGCGCTGGACGTCACCGTGCAGGCCGGGGTGCTCCACCTGCTGCGCGACCTCGCGGTCGAACGGAACCTCGCGGTCCTGCTGGTGACACACGACCTGGGTGTCATGAGCGCGGTGGCCGATGATGTCGCCGTCATGCGTCACGGACGCATCGTGGAGTCGGGGACGCGGGCGCAGGTGTTCACCGCGCCGGCGCACGAGTACACGCGCCAGCTGCTGGCGGCGATGCCCGACGCGCAGGAGTCGCTGGTGGAGACGCCGGCCATGGGAGAGGACGAGTGA
- a CDS encoding ABC transporter permease, with translation MNLILPARAARPRRRLPAAWRTPLAIIGVVIAAAWIVVAVLAPWIAPYGPLAQDLPRLMPPSAESIMGTDANGRDVFSRLITGARTTIPLALILVVCALLIGTIIGAVAGYIGGWVDEVLMRITDMVMAFPTVILAMVIAASLGPSIMNAVIAGIVVAWPQYARITRSLVLSLRTQNYVVAGRLLGYSPLRSLRVDILPNVAGPVLVLAALDIGTAILLLSGLSFLGLGAQPPAPEWGAMISAAMQHIDAWWLGVFPGLAILTVVMAFNFIGDSLRDALDPLAATSRPAQNTVPDGADLAESAPKEASR, from the coding sequence ATGAACCTGATCCTGCCCGCGCGTGCGGCGCGCCCACGCCGGCGCCTGCCCGCCGCATGGCGCACTCCGCTCGCGATCATCGGCGTCGTCATCGCCGCCGCCTGGATCGTCGTCGCCGTGCTCGCGCCGTGGATCGCACCGTACGGCCCGTTGGCGCAGGACCTCCCCCGCCTCATGCCACCCAGCGCCGAGTCGATCATGGGCACGGATGCGAACGGCCGCGACGTCTTCTCCCGCCTCATCACCGGCGCCCGCACGACGATCCCGCTCGCGCTCATCCTCGTGGTGTGCGCTCTGCTCATCGGCACGATCATCGGCGCCGTCGCGGGGTACATCGGCGGCTGGGTCGACGAGGTGCTCATGCGCATCACCGACATGGTCATGGCCTTCCCGACCGTGATCCTGGCGATGGTCATCGCCGCCTCCCTCGGTCCCTCGATCATGAACGCCGTGATCGCCGGCATCGTCGTCGCGTGGCCGCAGTACGCGCGCATCACCCGGTCTCTCGTGCTGAGTCTGCGCACGCAGAACTACGTCGTCGCCGGCCGTCTCCTCGGCTACTCGCCCCTGCGGTCGCTGCGCGTGGACATCCTGCCCAATGTCGCCGGCCCCGTCCTCGTGCTCGCCGCCCTCGACATCGGCACCGCGATCCTGCTGCTGTCGGGCCTGTCCTTCCTCGGATTGGGCGCACAGCCGCCCGCCCCCGAGTGGGGTGCGATGATCTCCGCGGCGATGCAGCACATCGACGCGTGGTGGCTCGGGGTCTTCCCGGGGCTGGCGATCCTCACCGTCGTGATGGCGTTCAACTTCATCGGCGATTCGCTGCGCGACGCGCTGGACCCTCTGGCGGCGACCTCGCGTCCGGCCCAGAACACCGTGCCGGATGGCGCGGACCTCGCGGAGTCCGCTCCGAAGGAGGCGTCGCGATGA
- the narI gene encoding respiratory nitrate reductase subunit gamma, translated as MDVFLWGVLPYVTIVLLVGGLVWRYRYDQFGWTTRSSQLYESRLLRIGSPLFHFGILIVLIGHIMGLVIPESWTDAIGVTEDTYHAVALILGTFAGFATLVGVVILIYRRRTTGPVFMATTKNDKTMYVVLVAAIITGLATTVISAVDPSPDQNYRDSVAPWFRSIFILQPDIAAMNAAPLAFHIHTLAGMALFILWPFTRLVHAFTAPVQYLFRPYIVYRSRDRRPTTAGATRRGWAPVGTPDRAPERVRRGRR; from the coding sequence ATGGACGTCTTCCTGTGGGGCGTGCTGCCGTACGTCACGATCGTGCTCCTGGTCGGCGGGCTCGTCTGGCGCTACCGGTACGACCAGTTCGGCTGGACCACGCGCTCATCCCAGCTCTACGAGTCGCGTCTCCTGCGCATCGGGTCTCCGCTGTTCCACTTCGGCATCCTCATCGTCCTCATCGGCCACATCATGGGACTCGTCATCCCCGAGTCCTGGACGGACGCGATCGGTGTGACCGAAGACACCTACCATGCCGTGGCGCTCATCCTCGGAACCTTCGCCGGGTTCGCCACTCTCGTCGGGGTCGTCATCCTCATCTACCGGCGCCGCACCACCGGCCCCGTCTTCATGGCCACCACCAAGAACGACAAGACGATGTACGTCGTGCTCGTGGCGGCGATCATCACGGGGCTGGCCACCACCGTGATCAGCGCCGTGGATCCCTCTCCCGACCAGAACTATCGGGACTCGGTCGCGCCGTGGTTCCGCTCCATCTTCATCCTCCAGCCCGACATCGCCGCGATGAACGCAGCGCCCCTGGCGTTCCACATCCACACCCTCGCGGGGATGGCACTGTTCATCCTGTGGCCGTTCACCCGGCTCGTCCACGCCTTCACCGCGCCCGTCCAGTACCTGTTCCGTCCGTACATCGTCTACCGCAGCCGCGACCGCCGACCCACCACAGCCGGCGCAACGCGACGCGGGTGGGCGCCGGTGGGCACTCCCGACCGCGCGCCCGAGCGTGTCCGGCGGGGACGGCGATGA
- the narH gene encoding nitrate reductase subunit beta has translation MRVMAQMGMVMNLDKCIGCHTCSVTCKQAWTNRAGTEYVWFNNVETRPGQGYPRRYEDQEQWRGGWTINRRGRLKLRTGGRMRRLLSIFSSPVQPKLEDYYEPWTYDYRTLIDAPLGDDMPVARPKSLITGEDTKITWSANWDDNLGGVSEMGMLDPVVEKVRRESEDAIKFQFEQTFMFYLPRICEHCLNPSCMASCPSGAIYKRSEDGIVLVDQDRCRGWRQCITGCPYKKMYFNHKTGKAEKCTMCYPRLEVGIPTICSETCVGRLRYLGLFLYDADGVTEAASTPNEQDLYEAQLNLILDPDDPAVIQAAREQDIPEDWLDAARRSPVYALAKKYRVALPLHPEYRTMPMVWYIPPLSPIVDLLRDQGHDAEAAGTLFGAIEALRIPVEYLAELFTAGDATIITTVLRRLAGMRAYLRDITLGREADESIAESVGMDGETLYAMYRLLAIAKYEDRYVIPTAHYEQAHDLEELGCSLDFDGGPYANASAPFGEASGTPTPVAVETFQALQDRQTSDSRASGDTMRGRVNLLNWDGNGAPGGLFPPRRDDREGEGS, from the coding sequence ATGCGAGTGATGGCCCAGATGGGCATGGTGATGAACCTCGACAAGTGCATCGGGTGCCACACCTGCTCGGTGACCTGCAAGCAGGCATGGACGAACCGCGCCGGCACCGAGTACGTGTGGTTCAACAACGTGGAGACGCGTCCCGGTCAGGGCTACCCCCGTCGCTATGAGGACCAGGAGCAATGGCGCGGGGGCTGGACGATCAACCGTCGCGGGCGCCTGAAGCTGCGCACCGGCGGGCGGATGCGGCGGCTGCTGTCCATCTTCTCCTCGCCGGTGCAGCCCAAGCTGGAGGACTATTACGAGCCCTGGACCTACGACTACCGCACCCTCATCGACGCGCCCCTCGGCGATGACATGCCCGTCGCACGGCCGAAGTCGCTCATCACCGGGGAAGACACGAAGATCACGTGGTCGGCGAACTGGGATGACAACCTCGGCGGCGTCAGCGAGATGGGGATGCTCGACCCGGTCGTGGAGAAGGTACGTCGCGAATCCGAGGACGCCATCAAGTTCCAGTTCGAGCAGACGTTCATGTTCTACCTGCCGCGCATCTGCGAGCACTGCCTGAACCCCTCGTGCATGGCCTCGTGCCCCTCGGGTGCGATCTACAAGCGGTCGGAGGACGGTATCGTCCTCGTCGATCAGGACCGCTGCCGCGGCTGGCGCCAGTGCATCACCGGGTGCCCATACAAGAAGATGTACTTCAACCACAAGACGGGCAAGGCCGAGAAATGCACCATGTGCTATCCGCGGCTGGAGGTCGGCATCCCCACGATCTGCTCCGAGACGTGCGTGGGGCGTCTGCGCTACCTCGGGCTCTTCCTGTACGACGCCGACGGCGTCACGGAGGCGGCCTCCACACCGAACGAGCAGGACCTGTACGAGGCGCAGCTGAACCTGATCCTCGACCCGGACGACCCCGCGGTGATCCAGGCGGCGCGGGAGCAGGACATCCCCGAGGACTGGCTGGATGCGGCGCGCCGGTCACCCGTGTACGCGCTGGCGAAGAAGTACCGCGTGGCGCTGCCGCTGCATCCCGAATATCGCACCATGCCGATGGTCTGGTACATCCCGCCCCTGTCGCCCATCGTCGATCTGCTCCGCGACCAGGGCCACGACGCCGAGGCGGCCGGCACGCTGTTCGGTGCGATCGAGGCGCTCCGCATTCCCGTGGAGTACCTCGCCGAGCTGTTCACCGCCGGCGACGCCACGATCATCACGACGGTGCTCCGCCGCCTCGCTGGAATGCGCGCGTACCTGCGCGACATCACTCTGGGACGCGAGGCCGACGAGTCCATCGCGGAGTCGGTCGGTATGGACGGCGAGACGCTCTACGCGATGTACCGGCTGCTGGCGATCGCGAAGTACGAGGACCGCTACGTCATCCCCACCGCGCACTACGAGCAGGCGCACGACCTGGAAGAACTCGGGTGCTCGCTCGACTTCGACGGCGGACCCTATGCGAACGCGTCGGCGCCGTTCGGTGAGGCCAGCGGAACGCCGACGCCGGTGGCGGTGGAGACCTTCCAAGCGCTCCAGGATCGGCAGACCTCCGACTCCCGGGCGAGCGGGGACACCATGCGCGGACGGGTGAACCTGCTCAACTGGGACGGCAACGGCGCCCCGGGCGGGCTCTTCCCCCCGCGGCGCGACGATCGCGAAGGCGAGGGCTCCTGA
- the narJ gene encoding nitrate reductase molybdenum cofactor assembly chaperone codes for MNRAVVYQAASIALSYPTDEVLAMRAIVRQALTESAASATDHFAPLLDWWEEEPAETVQQTYVDVFDMSKRHALYLSYWTDGDTRRRGQVLADMKRRYREHGLELTGTGELPDHLPLVLEFARHAPDSGAQLLQEYRASLELIRLALADRSSPYAGVLVAVCQTLPGRSPQDREQAMAMAASGPPAESVGLDAYDPRLLPMAGTGGR; via the coding sequence ATGAACCGCGCGGTCGTGTACCAGGCCGCCTCCATAGCCCTGAGCTACCCCACAGACGAAGTGTTGGCGATGAGGGCGATCGTTCGGCAGGCCCTCACGGAGTCCGCGGCGTCGGCGACGGATCACTTCGCGCCGCTGCTGGACTGGTGGGAGGAGGAACCGGCGGAGACCGTGCAGCAGACCTACGTCGACGTGTTCGACATGTCCAAGCGGCACGCGCTCTACCTGTCCTACTGGACCGACGGCGACACCCGCCGGCGTGGCCAGGTGCTCGCCGACATGAAGCGGCGCTACCGGGAGCACGGTCTCGAACTCACCGGCACCGGCGAACTGCCCGATCATCTGCCGCTCGTCCTCGAGTTCGCCCGCCATGCCCCGGATTCGGGAGCGCAGCTGCTGCAGGAGTACCGCGCGAGCCTCGAGCTCATCCGCCTCGCACTGGCCGACCGCTCGTCCCCGTATGCGGGTGTGCTCGTGGCCGTCTGCCAGACCCTTCCCGGACGATCTCCGCAGGATCGGGAGCAGGCCATGGCGATGGCGGCGTCCGGGCCGCCCGCCGAATCCGTCGGACTCGACGCGTACGACCCGCGCCTGCTGCCGATGGCCGGGACGGGAGGGCGCTGA
- a CDS encoding ABC transporter substrate-binding protein, whose translation MARPRARAAAALIAATALALAGCSGGNSADNGGNGEGAPSTLVIDTAFSLETGDPGRNYVPTGNLVLHAVYDTLLTFTGDDTTPQPSLATMEQNEDATEFTFTLDEDRVFSDGSPVTADDVVFSLNRVAGMTDSKANFLMTGITVEKVDDTTVVLKTEQPSLQLPAIVTNPSLSILNAEEVEANGGAVDTADAAQEFLDGASAGSGPYLLDSLDLTTQVVLVENPEYNGPTPPAYDKIVVRNVTESATQLINLKGGDSNIAVDLSGDQVESLGEDFTVDSVPSAETIFLLINQNAEVAPATATPAFAEAIRYALDYDKILELAGAGAAQASGVIPPMFAGALDEGVSQDLDRAQAALAESGYAGETLKLQFPNDNPVGGVEFTPVAERVQEQLKAVGINIELAPAPFATEIDPYVNGTGAFSMWYWGPDYADTSSFLPFGPGEKVGLRAGWPAEAAPEIAAQVAAARNATSGDERTEAFTAYATAMQESGPFVPLIVPGNNVASDTSVTGLTYNPTWTLDLTALSPAE comes from the coding sequence GTGGCCCGACCACGCGCCCGCGCCGCCGCCGCGCTCATCGCTGCGACCGCCCTCGCCCTCGCCGGATGTTCCGGCGGAAACTCGGCCGACAACGGCGGCAACGGTGAGGGAGCCCCCTCCACCCTTGTCATCGACACGGCCTTCTCGCTCGAGACCGGCGACCCCGGCCGGAACTACGTCCCCACCGGCAACCTCGTCCTGCACGCCGTCTACGACACGCTGCTGACCTTCACCGGCGACGACACCACACCGCAGCCGTCCCTGGCGACGATGGAGCAGAACGAGGATGCGACCGAGTTCACGTTCACGCTCGACGAGGACCGCGTGTTCTCCGACGGGTCTCCGGTGACCGCCGATGATGTCGTGTTCTCGCTCAACCGCGTCGCCGGCATGACCGACTCGAAGGCGAACTTCCTCATGACGGGGATCACCGTCGAGAAGGTCGATGACACCACCGTCGTCCTCAAGACCGAGCAGCCCTCGCTCCAGCTTCCCGCGATCGTCACGAACCCCTCGCTGTCGATCCTCAACGCCGAAGAAGTCGAGGCGAACGGGGGCGCCGTCGACACCGCCGACGCGGCACAGGAGTTCCTCGACGGCGCCTCCGCAGGCTCGGGACCGTACCTGCTGGACTCCCTCGACCTCACCACGCAGGTGGTGCTGGTGGAGAACCCGGAGTACAACGGCCCGACCCCGCCGGCATACGACAAGATCGTCGTCCGCAACGTGACCGAAAGCGCCACCCAGCTGATCAACCTGAAGGGCGGCGACTCGAACATCGCCGTGGATCTGAGCGGTGACCAGGTCGAGAGCCTCGGCGAAGACTTCACCGTGGACTCGGTGCCCTCAGCCGAGACGATCTTCCTCCTCATCAACCAGAACGCAGAGGTCGCCCCTGCCACGGCGACCCCCGCATTCGCCGAGGCGATCCGCTACGCGCTGGACTACGACAAGATCCTCGAGCTCGCCGGCGCCGGCGCGGCACAGGCGTCCGGGGTCATCCCCCCGATGTTCGCCGGTGCGCTCGACGAGGGTGTCTCGCAGGACCTCGACCGCGCCCAGGCCGCGCTGGCGGAGTCCGGCTACGCCGGGGAGACGCTGAAGCTGCAGTTCCCCAACGACAACCCCGTCGGCGGCGTCGAGTTCACGCCGGTCGCGGAGCGCGTGCAGGAGCAGCTGAAGGCCGTCGGCATCAACATCGAGCTGGCCCCCGCCCCCTTCGCCACCGAGATCGACCCGTACGTCAACGGCACCGGAGCATTCTCGATGTGGTATTGGGGTCCGGACTACGCCGACACCTCGTCGTTCCTGCCCTTCGGGCCGGGCGAGAAGGTCGGCCTGCGCGCGGGCTGGCCCGCCGAGGCGGCGCCGGAGATCGCCGCCCAGGTCGCCGCGGCGCGCAACGCCACCTCCGGCGACGAGCGCACCGAGGCCTTCACGGCCTACGCGACGGCGATGCAGGAGAGCGGCCCGTTCGTTCCGCTCATCGTGCCGGGCAACAACGTCGCGAGTGACACCTCGGTGACGGGACTGACCTACAACCCGACGTGGACGCTGGATCTCACGGCACTCTCCCCCGCCGAGTGA